A window from Cellvibrio zantedeschiae encodes these proteins:
- a CDS encoding autotransporter outer membrane beta-barrel domain-containing protein, translating to MKKITQGLALVAVGVCSAPAHAGLAQLIDSFSNELENRSARAALQTYQDLIANAGCFDAMRAPAIVSANGNTTPTASCTGQSYQLFKNVRAIVHTANELTNDGPTQFSLGLDKRGLGLALRWDAAEEYSAHGSLSGDYLRGQISSLSSRLTALRFGAQGFHLNAIGFYDDQSRFAQNNGMIEGGGAGDAVEAYSPWGGFINYSAAKGAKAPTSLEDAFSFKGNQFNGGLDYRINSRWVVGSLVSYLDQRVDFDSSKSTVSGNVEASGFSVFPFVMYQREYFYASASAGYQALNFDSLRAIRYPSLNPDIPSPNTETVASTDAKNTSLFLSAGYNFSYKNISLEPFVNINATQIKIDRFVERDVKKSAFDLVVADQSINTTTSTLGASLRYTFTPSFAVITPYLSYELVKQSQDEQRTIAARYVNAASQANTFAVPTDVIDDAYNINTFGVSAVLVGGHQKTVDGVVAGGVQGFVQYKQIKNLDNYKVDIIELGLRYEF from the coding sequence ATGAAAAAAATAACACAAGGTTTGGCGCTCGTCGCTGTTGGGGTTTGTTCGGCACCAGCCCATGCTGGATTAGCGCAATTAATTGACAGTTTTTCTAACGAACTTGAAAACCGCAGTGCGCGAGCTGCTTTGCAAACCTATCAAGATCTTATTGCCAATGCCGGTTGTTTCGATGCAATGCGCGCTCCGGCAATCGTCAGCGCCAATGGTAATACAACACCCACAGCAAGCTGCACGGGGCAAAGCTATCAACTATTTAAAAACGTTCGCGCTATTGTGCATACCGCTAACGAATTAACGAACGATGGTCCCACGCAATTTAGTTTAGGTTTGGATAAACGCGGCTTAGGTTTAGCGCTACGTTGGGATGCAGCAGAAGAGTATTCCGCGCACGGTTCTTTATCCGGAGATTATTTGCGTGGGCAAATTTCCAGTTTAAGTTCGCGGTTAACTGCCCTGCGTTTTGGTGCCCAAGGTTTTCATTTGAATGCAATCGGCTTTTACGATGATCAGTCCCGTTTTGCACAAAATAATGGAATGATCGAAGGCGGTGGTGCAGGTGATGCTGTAGAAGCCTATAGTCCCTGGGGCGGCTTTATAAATTATTCCGCTGCTAAAGGAGCCAAGGCGCCTACGAGTTTGGAAGATGCCTTTAGTTTCAAAGGTAATCAGTTTAATGGCGGGTTGGATTACCGAATTAATTCCAGGTGGGTGGTTGGTAGTTTGGTCAGTTATCTTGATCAGCGTGTAGACTTTGATAGCTCCAAAAGTACAGTGTCGGGGAATGTTGAAGCCTCTGGTTTTAGTGTATTTCCTTTTGTTATGTACCAGCGCGAGTATTTTTACGCGAGTGCGTCTGCAGGTTATCAAGCTTTAAATTTTGACAGCTTGCGCGCTATTCGCTACCCGTCATTAAACCCTGATATTCCCAGTCCAAATACTGAAACTGTTGCGTCAACCGATGCTAAAAACACCTCGTTATTTTTGAGCGCGGGCTACAATTTTTCGTACAAAAATATTAGTTTGGAGCCGTTTGTTAATATCAATGCAACGCAAATAAAAATTGACAGGTTTGTTGAGCGAGATGTAAAAAAATCTGCATTTGATCTTGTCGTGGCGGACCAAAGCATTAATACAACCACAAGCACCCTGGGTGCGAGCTTACGCTATACCTTTACCCCATCTTTTGCGGTTATCACGCCTTACCTAAGTTATGAATTGGTTAAGCAAAGCCAGGATGAGCAACGAACCATAGCTGCCCGCTATGTAAATGCAGCAAGTCAGGCAAATACGTTTGCAGTGCCTACAGATGTGATCGACGATGCCTACAACATAAATACATTTGGTGTTTCTGCTGTGCTTGTAGGTGGGCATCAAAAAACTGTTGATGGTGTGGTTGCTGGTGGCGTGCAAGGTTTCGTGCAATACAAGCAGATAAAAAATCTTGATAACTATAAGGTCGATATTATTGAGCTCGGCTTACGTTACGAATTTTAA
- the tsaE gene encoding tRNA (adenosine(37)-N6)-threonylcarbamoyltransferase complex ATPase subunit type 1 TsaE, which translates to MVAFGERIGRSLRAQPKSQCVFLNGDLGAGKTTLSRGILRAFGHTGAVKSPTYTLVEIYEFAERRVYHFDLYRLGDPEELEYMGIRDYFSDGSICLMEWPERGKGILPESDLLIDVSVQGAGRKIQLKAKTNFALA; encoded by the coding sequence ATGGTCGCGTTTGGCGAGCGCATTGGCCGCAGTTTACGCGCGCAACCCAAATCCCAATGCGTATTTTTAAACGGTGATTTGGGCGCGGGCAAAACAACTTTATCGCGCGGAATTTTGCGCGCATTCGGCCACACTGGCGCAGTGAAAAGTCCCACCTATACCTTGGTAGAAATTTACGAATTTGCCGAGCGCCGCGTATATCATTTTGATTTGTATCGTTTAGGTGACCCGGAAGAATTGGAATACATGGGTATTCGCGATTATTTTTCTGACGGCAGTATTTGTTTAATGGAATGGCCAGAACGTGGCAAGGGAATTTTACCTGAATCCGATCTCTTGATTGATGTAAGCGTACAAGGGGCGGGGCGTAAAATTCAGCTTAAGGCTAAAACTAATTTCGCGTTAGCTTAA
- a CDS encoding NAD(P)H-hydrate dehydratase, translating into MKITAPNSSLYSTAQVYALDAAAIASGIPGIQLMKRAGRAAFDLLTERFPAPELISVYCGSGKNGGDGYVLAALAAQRKFPVQVIQLTPGDKLTGEARAAYEFAVQEQVSILNFAQVAAPTSGVIVDALLGIGVQGDVRPEFAAAITQINASRLPVLAVDIPSGLDGDTGASHGAVVNADVTISFIGIKRGLLTGRGPAVCGEIVLSDLAIPAEIYEQEAVQTEQLHLIDLLESLPPRDADAHKGHFGHVLIIGGDHGYGGAVIMAAEAAARSGAGLVSVATRPEHVPAILTRCPEIIARGVVSGQELEPLLARATVLVIGPGLGRSPWSEQLLQVAAKSGLPMVVDADALNILAEGRVVPNLAPQENWLYTPHPGEAGRLLGTTNSIINQDRFSAVTKLHQKLGGAVILKGAGSLVLGESGLTGIVTAGNPGMATGGMGDVLSGILGALIAQGLSVEEAAQLGAVLHASAADLAVEQTGQRGLLATDIIPYVAQLLSE; encoded by the coding sequence ATGAAAATTACTGCGCCCAATTCCAGCCTTTATTCAACTGCCCAGGTTTACGCTTTGGACGCCGCTGCCATCGCCAGCGGTATTCCCGGAATCCAGTTGATGAAGCGCGCAGGCCGTGCGGCCTTTGATTTGTTGACCGAGCGCTTTCCAGCGCCGGAACTCATCAGTGTCTACTGCGGCTCGGGCAAAAACGGTGGGGATGGCTATGTATTGGCCGCCTTGGCTGCCCAGCGCAAGTTTCCGGTACAGGTTATTCAATTGACCCCTGGCGATAAATTAACGGGCGAAGCCCGCGCGGCATACGAGTTTGCGGTACAGGAACAGGTTTCTATCCTTAACTTCGCGCAAGTTGCTGCACCAACTTCCGGCGTGATTGTGGATGCCCTGCTGGGAATTGGTGTGCAAGGCGATGTTCGTCCCGAATTCGCTGCCGCCATCACTCAAATCAATGCCAGCCGTTTGCCGGTTCTGGCCGTGGATATTCCTTCTGGCCTTGATGGCGATACAGGTGCGAGTCACGGCGCAGTGGTTAATGCGGACGTCACCATTAGTTTTATTGGAATTAAGCGTGGCTTGCTCACAGGCCGTGGCCCCGCCGTGTGCGGTGAGATTGTGCTGTCCGATTTGGCGATTCCAGCCGAAATCTACGAACAAGAGGCTGTTCAAACTGAGCAATTACATCTGATTGATTTGTTGGAGTCTCTCCCTCCCCGCGATGCCGACGCCCATAAAGGCCACTTTGGTCATGTGTTGATAATTGGTGGTGATCACGGCTACGGCGGTGCAGTCATTATGGCTGCGGAAGCTGCCGCACGTAGCGGCGCTGGTTTGGTCAGTGTGGCGACTCGCCCTGAACATGTGCCTGCAATTCTTACGCGCTGCCCGGAAATTATTGCTCGCGGTGTAGTGTCTGGCCAGGAACTGGAGCCCCTGTTGGCGCGCGCCACTGTGTTGGTGATTGGTCCCGGTCTTGGTCGTTCACCCTGGTCTGAACAGTTGCTGCAAGTGGCCGCCAAGTCTGGCCTACCTATGGTGGTAGATGCTGACGCGCTTAACATACTGGCGGAAGGGCGGGTCGTTCCCAATTTAGCGCCGCAAGAAAATTGGCTCTACACGCCGCACCCCGGTGAAGCAGGGCGCTTGCTCGGCACGACCAATTCCATCATCAACCAAGACCGTTTTTCTGCTGTGACCAAATTGCATCAAAAACTCGGTGGTGCGGTAATTTTAAAAGGTGCAGGAAGCCTGGTGTTGGGCGAGTCCGGTCTTACTGGCATAGTCACAGCGGGCAACCCGGGCATGGCAACCGGCGGTATGGGCGATGTATTGAGCGGCATTTTAGGTGCGCTTATCGCGCAGGGTTTATCGGTAGAAGAAGCTGCGCAATTGGGCGCTGTACTACACGCGAGTGCTGCAGATTTAGCGGTAGAACAAACCGGCCAGCGCGGTCTGTTGGCAACCGATATCATTCCTTATGTGGCGCAATTGCTGAGCGAATAA
- a CDS encoding PilZ domain-containing protein gives MTNEEQRQEYRLETQLVVFLEVGDEHGNEPVIVVSRSLDISANGLRIITDRELTPGSILRSCIQNQDATQQFTLITEVKWLQAWQNPNEYLVGLALFESEDSNIVEWKEFIARECGVE, from the coding sequence ATGACTAATGAAGAACAGCGCCAGGAATATCGTTTGGAAACGCAGCTCGTGGTTTTCCTTGAAGTAGGCGACGAACATGGCAACGAGCCTGTCATAGTAGTTAGCCGCAGCCTGGATATTTCAGCCAATGGCTTGCGTATTATTACCGACCGCGAACTCACACCGGGCAGCATTCTACGTAGCTGCATTCAAAACCAGGATGCCACCCAGCAATTCACGCTTATCACTGAAGTAAAATGGTTGCAGGCCTGGCAAAATCCCAACGAATATTTGGTCGGCCTGGCCCTGTTTGAATCAGAAGATTCCAATATCGTTGAGTGGAAAGAATTTATTGCGCGCGAATGCGGGGTTGAATAA
- a CDS encoding serine/threonine-protein kinase → MTNDPTLINSTSPDATLVNNASSDATVINSSAPNIETGNAAATHNYHTDVQTRTTNNTEKSPDIGDVIKARFVLDELLGKGGMGSVYRALDLRKKEAGDNKPYVALKLLGDEFKHHPHALVTLQREARKTQELAHPNIVTVYDFDRDGDLIYLTMEELKGKSLDEFIENSNTSLSLAQKLDLLQQIAQGLSYAHSKGIVHSDLKPANIFVTDKNTVKILDFGIARAANKEIYEDNFDAGRLGAVTFAYGSLEMLNFDSPHPSDDIYALGIIACELIGKQHPYQRHNAQQVLADAIVPELPPLKNPLLRKLLLRSIAVKRTNRIQTAREFLKQLKFARRGIKTLGSIAALLIVALAGNFGYWHYFGKHEIAFADLPIASQTSFNQYLQEAELAMSFNDLQGAVVNIDQAYKIHQTQAQMLKLRDKVVAIINENLATANNDETRNFYQQQLQQLHAYPAFATVKTR, encoded by the coding sequence ATGACAAACGATCCTACCCTTATTAATAGCACGTCACCAGACGCAACCCTTGTTAATAACGCATCATCAGATGCGACTGTTATTAATTCTTCCGCGCCCAATATTGAAACTGGCAATGCGGCCGCAACGCATAACTACCACACAGACGTACAAACCCGCACAACAAATAATACTGAGAAAAGTCCAGACATTGGCGATGTTATTAAAGCGCGTTTTGTGCTGGACGAACTGCTAGGCAAAGGCGGTATGGGATCGGTCTATCGCGCGCTGGATTTACGCAAAAAAGAAGCGGGAGATAACAAACCTTACGTTGCACTAAAATTATTGGGTGACGAATTCAAGCATCACCCGCATGCACTGGTAACCCTTCAACGCGAAGCGCGCAAAACACAGGAGCTTGCACATCCGAATATAGTCACCGTGTATGATTTTGATCGGGATGGTGATTTAATTTACCTGACGATGGAAGAGCTCAAAGGCAAATCGCTCGACGAGTTTATTGAAAATTCGAATACTTCCCTGTCGCTCGCCCAAAAGTTGGATTTACTGCAACAAATTGCGCAGGGCCTCTCCTATGCACACAGCAAAGGTATTGTTCATTCAGATTTAAAGCCCGCCAACATTTTTGTCACTGACAAAAATACGGTAAAGATTTTGGATTTTGGTATCGCACGGGCAGCGAACAAAGAAATCTACGAAGACAATTTTGATGCGGGCCGCTTGGGTGCGGTAACTTTTGCGTATGGCAGTTTGGAAATGCTTAATTTCGATTCGCCTCATCCTAGCGATGATATCTATGCGCTAGGCATTATCGCTTGCGAATTAATTGGTAAACAGCACCCTTATCAGCGCCACAATGCGCAACAAGTCTTAGCCGATGCCATAGTTCCCGAGCTACCGCCGCTGAAAAATCCCTTGTTACGCAAATTATTACTGCGCAGCATTGCCGTAAAACGCACAAACAGAATCCAGACCGCGCGCGAATTCCTAAAACAATTAAAATTCGCACGGCGCGGCATTAAAACGCTTGGCAGCATTGCTGCTTTACTCATTGTTGCGCTCGCCGGCAACTTTGGTTACTGGCATTACTTTGGCAAACACGAAATAGCTTTTGCGGATTTACCTATTGCTTCGCAAACATCTTTTAACCAATACCTGCAAGAAGCAGAACTGGCAATGAGTTTTAACGATTTACAAGGCGCAGTGGTTAATATTGACCAGGCTTATAAAATTCATCAAACCCAAGCGCAAATGCTGAAACTGCGCGACAAAGTAGTTGCTATTATCAACGAGAATTTAGCAACAGCAAATAACGACGAGACGCGCAATTTTTATCAACAACAGCTGCAGCAATTACACGCCTACCCCGCTTTCGCAACCGTTAAGACGCGCTAA
- the gcvH gene encoding glycine cleavage system protein GcvH: MSDIRKELKYLSSHEWARVEEDGTVTIGITDHAQEALGDVVYVETPEVGSRVSIGEEAGVVESVKAASDIYSLVSGEVVEVNEALQDAPETVNASPYDDGWFFRVKPDDLAELEEALDAADYRELIESEE, encoded by the coding sequence ATGAGCGACATCCGCAAAGAATTGAAATACCTCAGCAGCCACGAATGGGCACGCGTTGAAGAAGACGGAACCGTCACCATCGGCATTACCGACCACGCACAAGAAGCCTTGGGCGATGTGGTTTATGTAGAAACCCCGGAAGTTGGTAGCCGCGTTTCAATTGGCGAAGAAGCGGGTGTCGTGGAATCTGTTAAAGCAGCTTCTGACATTTACTCTTTGGTATCTGGCGAAGTTGTAGAAGTTAACGAAGCACTGCAAGATGCACCGGAAACCGTTAATGCATCACCTTACGACGACGGTTGGTTCTTCCGTGTTAAGCCAGACGATTTGGCCGAATTGGAAGAAGCCCTTGATGCTGCTGACTACCGCGAATTGATTGAAAGCGAAGAATAA
- a CDS encoding DUF1631 family protein, with product MQPNFSIQNILQGNVAELEQLLRSAAAPSPVASLRTTTAEKLCSFVLKGDQFDLELSHQLIALQHALSPQIAQDDAFYCNPDHPLRSALQLILSRANIWYARDSKISQQFLEKLSEFIQVCVRGDLHNLRTAQQEFQRWLDSEDKRAAMLETRLCETEVNHFKMMSAEARVLDLINASLAFKLFPQDLSAGIANVLKSELLHSYFTAGSENPFWKKWQRLLPMLGKVFVTINLQERSEEDEQSLYRTIPALLNELETSLTLPTSNPDTYRQWVEGLSEQLMLAIKKQSIQCEAFVALSYPEGHNNLNTRVTSDLLQQTHNLVEGDWILFSGEHGQMIRCKLAMKSTEIDQLLFVDHTGRKVMNKSVKDFAVCLSTGIAKKLAPISIEETIAKILQALVDLFQHKQTQLQAQEQARQAKELADAELQRQAEEKRKQEIEAETKRQIVAKLAERQAAAQKALAEAAALAEERARRAAELKLEQERVRLQLEAEQAAEHLQRVQLANINISSLNLGARVELIINNEPVRCKLAVIIAASGKYIFVDNLGRKVAELQREHLVQAILDNQLSLLNNGDSFDDQLVKVIRGLRKDIS from the coding sequence ATGCAACCAAACTTTAGCATTCAAAACATTCTGCAGGGAAATGTTGCCGAGCTGGAACAACTACTTCGCTCAGCCGCTGCACCATCACCCGTAGCAAGCTTGCGCACTACCACCGCTGAAAAACTGTGTAGTTTTGTGTTGAAAGGCGATCAATTTGATTTGGAACTCAGCCATCAACTTATCGCACTGCAACACGCATTGAGCCCGCAAATTGCGCAGGACGATGCATTCTATTGCAATCCCGATCACCCTCTGCGAAGTGCCCTGCAACTTATCCTTAGCCGCGCCAATATTTGGTATGCGCGCGACTCTAAAATCAGCCAGCAATTTTTAGAAAAATTGTCGGAATTTATTCAAGTATGCGTACGCGGCGATCTGCATAACTTGCGTACTGCGCAACAGGAATTCCAACGCTGGCTCGATAGCGAAGATAAACGCGCCGCCATGCTGGAAACCCGCCTGTGCGAAACAGAAGTTAATCATTTTAAAATGATGAGCGCTGAAGCGCGCGTGCTGGATTTAATTAACGCATCGCTAGCATTTAAATTATTCCCGCAGGATTTGAGCGCAGGTATTGCAAACGTGCTCAAGAGCGAATTGTTGCACTCCTATTTCACCGCTGGTAGTGAAAACCCTTTCTGGAAAAAATGGCAGCGCTTGCTACCCATGTTGGGCAAAGTATTTGTCACGATTAATTTACAAGAGCGCAGCGAAGAAGATGAACAATCTCTATACCGCACAATTCCCGCGCTTTTAAACGAACTGGAAACCAGCCTTACACTTCCCACCAGCAACCCCGATACTTATCGCCAATGGGTTGAGGGGCTATCGGAACAATTGATGCTGGCGATTAAAAAGCAAAGCATTCAATGCGAAGCCTTTGTTGCCTTAAGTTATCCCGAAGGCCACAACAACTTGAACACGCGCGTCACATCCGATTTACTTCAACAAACGCATAATTTGGTGGAAGGTGACTGGATTTTATTTAGCGGCGAACACGGGCAAATGATTCGCTGCAAGCTCGCAATGAAAAGCACAGAGATAGATCAACTGCTATTTGTTGACCACACTGGCCGCAAGGTCATGAATAAAAGTGTTAAAGATTTTGCGGTTTGTCTTTCTACCGGCATCGCCAAAAAGTTAGCGCCAATTAGCATTGAAGAAACTATTGCAAAAATCCTGCAAGCACTGGTTGATCTTTTTCAACACAAACAAACCCAATTGCAAGCTCAGGAGCAAGCGCGACAAGCTAAAGAATTAGCCGATGCAGAACTGCAGCGGCAAGCAGAAGAAAAACGTAAGCAGGAAATAGAAGCCGAAACCAAACGCCAAATTGTTGCAAAACTCGCAGAGCGACAAGCCGCTGCCCAAAAAGCACTAGCGGAAGCCGCTGCATTGGCTGAAGAGCGCGCACGCCGCGCCGCAGAATTAAAGCTGGAACAGGAACGTGTACGCCTGCAGTTGGAAGCTGAGCAAGCAGCCGAACACTTACAACGTGTGCAATTGGCCAACATTAATATCAGTTCATTAAATTTAGGCGCAAGGGTAGAGTTAATTATTAATAACGAACCCGTGCGTTGCAAGCTGGCGGTAATTATTGCCGCCAGCGGAAAATATATTTTTGTCGATAATCTCGGCCGCAAAGTTGCTGAATTACAACGTGAGCATTTAGTGCAAGCGATTCTCGACAACCAATTAAGCTTGCTCAATAACGGCGACAGCTTTGATGATCAGCTAGTAAAAGTTATTCGCGGCTTACGTAAAGATATTTCCTAG
- a CDS encoding Ig-like domain-containing protein — MFPVLVLWSCGGGGSGKAELPADAAPVAVAEVLGASLSGGLVNVRSGSDVVLTGVNSKGIDDPILQYQWQQIDNSGFKVELYERATNTVAFTAPSIPLSNTEGVKLKFRLTITDADGVKATNEIETLVQSIKDSNHFLSVPGVENRIQAYITTQKDDLIASDIPVVLQVDAIAKWPGRDGNNHDAIVMSKRFSGTVPAGKVEAINSSNNLSFSIPLPELNLDEINKQFKGESRLARLEFEHLQEAQIALSIQLQQTGGATLSVYLTDIDGAAVLDVSSVKQKLSENPSNKKMFKPVTVGGAAPVLVDVENLRQALGLESKLSANNYYQCIDPQEKAKTFSGWLASAGFTGKDDGDVNTKYINNYDLGFGRDMHMRKDSSGNIYSYVTNYNTLENTLSNRNEFAIVVMEYSPAPSGVCGDVSAASSDKKIVKFYAYIPDQKNGDYIRAESMNFDGRGEKYLPGVCTACHSGNNHTKEFNSLGKISAENADLESGFMPWDLDAFLYTKAGNARLVDPAYAAFAKSAGIATAEQDKYSRENQEASFKLQNQMVLHTMTENANRILRHAQAIKQLHGWYGDTAERSAVEALNFGGDSKNLPAEDLFALQQKLKTLPGGKFDGSYIPAAWRGDKSQEALYTDVYERNCRMCHLFTPNVKFDFDNYAEFVNHPSLKNYVYERGLMPMSRLTMDRFWLNFNGGDSAAKKLREHLNGDASSANDVSEKLVPGAPVAIILPDANTSAPADVQIDFDETISFDGTTSLFSETYKWMLDDRSAGTARKYNFIAKTPGENHKLSLQVASSDGESPATIRRIAVTDHKPNIADLPTQSVIEGAEVTMNLYLLLCPNAAVDDKACRDVFGDIQKGKTPTILIGDSVKHGVIKNVDVVSGNLTFQSTEAKTAGDAEFTLAIKDSFGDQSEFKKVSVIVNSLAAPTIGGPDTCSLSARTSVNNAQFPVVFNSANCPDPTANDYAAKGLVFKLDSVDPISAKGGTLSVNNGLISYTPPSGYVGTDSFNYRIRDNSFTKKMSEGTVSITVTPKVNFSSISASIDSSCPACHRVNTSALGPNWRLYSTFSSRAGGLGSSFFAYACGDPNHLGGNRLCNSDMGGVSPSSVDQLNGFGQTILTWVEEGGLNN, encoded by the coding sequence GTGTTTCCTGTGTTGGTATTGTGGAGTTGTGGCGGCGGAGGAAGTGGTAAAGCGGAATTGCCTGCAGATGCAGCACCTGTTGCAGTAGCAGAAGTTTTGGGTGCAAGTCTTAGTGGCGGGCTTGTTAATGTTCGCTCTGGGTCAGATGTTGTGCTAACAGGAGTCAATAGCAAAGGTATTGATGATCCTATTTTACAATATCAATGGCAGCAAATTGATAACTCCGGTTTTAAAGTTGAACTCTACGAGCGTGCAACTAACACTGTTGCTTTCACAGCACCCTCTATACCGCTCAGTAATACCGAAGGTGTAAAACTTAAATTTCGTTTAACGATTACAGATGCCGATGGTGTTAAAGCGACTAATGAAATTGAAACGCTTGTGCAATCAATTAAAGATTCCAACCATTTTTTATCGGTACCCGGTGTTGAAAATAGAATCCAGGCATACATCACTACGCAAAAAGATGATCTTATCGCTAGTGATATTCCAGTAGTCTTGCAGGTAGATGCTATTGCAAAGTGGCCGGGACGCGACGGGAATAACCATGACGCTATTGTAATGAGCAAACGTTTTTCCGGCACTGTTCCCGCCGGAAAAGTAGAAGCGATTAATAGCAGCAATAATTTGTCATTTAGTATTCCCTTGCCAGAACTCAACCTCGATGAAATCAATAAACAATTCAAGGGAGAGTCGCGTTTAGCTCGTTTGGAATTTGAACACTTGCAAGAAGCGCAAATCGCCTTGAGTATTCAGTTGCAGCAGACGGGTGGCGCCACGCTGAGTGTTTATTTAACCGATATAGATGGCGCAGCGGTGCTGGACGTGTCCTCAGTTAAGCAAAAGCTATCCGAAAATCCATCCAACAAAAAAATGTTTAAACCCGTCACCGTCGGTGGTGCTGCTCCGGTTTTAGTTGATGTCGAAAATTTACGCCAGGCACTGGGTTTGGAATCCAAGCTTAGCGCGAACAATTATTATCAATGTATAGATCCGCAAGAAAAAGCCAAAACATTTTCTGGTTGGCTGGCGAGTGCTGGTTTTACCGGCAAAGACGATGGTGATGTAAATACCAAATACATTAACAATTATGATCTTGGCTTCGGCCGGGATATGCACATGCGCAAGGATTCCAGCGGCAATATTTATTCTTATGTGACTAATTACAATACCCTGGAAAATACGCTGAGCAATCGCAATGAGTTTGCCATAGTCGTTATGGAGTATAGCCCGGCACCCTCAGGTGTATGTGGCGATGTAAGTGCTGCAAGTTCGGATAAAAAAATCGTAAAATTTTATGCATATATCCCTGATCAAAAAAATGGCGATTATATTCGTGCGGAGTCCATGAATTTTGACGGACGCGGCGAAAAATATTTACCTGGTGTGTGTACCGCTTGCCACTCTGGTAACAATCACACGAAAGAATTTAATTCCTTAGGGAAAATATCTGCCGAAAATGCTGACCTGGAATCCGGCTTTATGCCCTGGGATCTGGATGCATTTTTATACACCAAGGCGGGCAATGCGCGACTGGTAGATCCCGCTTATGCGGCCTTTGCCAAAAGCGCTGGAATTGCAACGGCAGAGCAAGATAAATACAGCAGGGAAAATCAAGAGGCTTCATTCAAGCTGCAAAACCAAATGGTATTGCACACCATGACTGAAAACGCCAATCGCATTTTGCGTCACGCCCAAGCCATTAAACAATTGCATGGATGGTATGGCGATACGGCTGAGCGCTCGGCAGTAGAGGCTTTGAATTTTGGTGGTGACAGCAAAAATTTACCCGCGGAAGATTTGTTTGCACTGCAACAAAAGTTAAAAACTTTGCCAGGTGGAAAGTTTGATGGTTCCTATATTCCAGCCGCATGGCGTGGCGATAAATCGCAAGAGGCTTTGTACACGGATGTCTATGAGCGTAACTGCCGTATGTGTCATTTATTTACGCCAAATGTGAAATTCGATTTTGATAACTATGCAGAGTTTGTAAATCATCCCTCCTTAAAAAATTATGTTTACGAGCGCGGCCTTATGCCCATGTCGCGTTTAACAATGGACAGGTTTTGGCTAAATTTTAACGGTGGCGATTCCGCTGCAAAAAAATTACGTGAGCATTTAAATGGCGATGCCAGTTCTGCGAATGACGTATCTGAAAAATTAGTGCCTGGGGCTCCTGTCGCTATCATTTTGCCTGACGCAAATACCAGTGCGCCTGCCGATGTGCAAATCGATTTTGATGAAACAATTTCTTTCGACGGTACTACAAGTCTATTTAGTGAAACCTATAAATGGATGCTGGATGATCGGTCGGCTGGAACTGCACGAAAATATAATTTTATCGCCAAGACTCCGGGCGAAAATCATAAGCTGAGTTTGCAAGTTGCGAGCAGCGATGGAGAATCCCCAGCTACCATCAGGCGCATAGCAGTGACTGACCACAAACCAAATATTGCCGACCTGCCAACGCAGTCAGTTATTGAAGGTGCAGAAGTTACTATGAATTTGTATTTATTGCTGTGCCCCAATGCAGCTGTTGATGACAAGGCGTGCCGCGATGTGTTTGGCGATATTCAAAAAGGTAAAACGCCGACGATTCTAATTGGTGATTCTGTTAAGCACGGTGTGATTAAAAATGTGGATGTGGTAAGTGGCAATCTTACTTTCCAATCAACCGAAGCAAAAACGGCGGGCGATGCTGAATTTACCTTGGCTATTAAAGATTCTTTTGGTGATCAATCTGAATTTAAAAAAGTGAGTGTCATTGTCAATTCGCTTGCTGCGCCTACGATTGGCGGACCCGATACATGTAGCTTGTCTGCGCGCACTTCGGTCAATAATGCACAATTTCCTGTTGTGTTTAATTCCGCCAATTGCCCTGATCCAACTGCGAATGATTATGCGGCTAAAGGTTTAGTATTTAAATTAGATTCTGTTGATCCCATCTCCGCAAAAGGTGGAACCCTGAGCGTAAATAATGGACTTATTTCCTATACTCCTCCGTCAGGTTATGTGGGTACAGATTCCTTTAATTACCGCATTCGCGACAATTCCTTTACCAAAAAAATGAGTGAGGGTACTGTCTCAATAACTGTAACCCCCAAAGTTAATTTTTCCTCCATTAGCGCAAGTATCGATTCAAGCTGCCCCGCGTGTCATCGCGTTAACACCAGTGCGCTTGGTCCCAATTGGCGGTTGTATTCAACCTTTTCATCACGCGCTGGAGGATTGGGCTCATCGTTTTTTGCCTATGCATGCGGTGATCCTAATCACTTAGGCGGCAATCGTTTATGCAATTCCGATATGGGTGGTGTGTCGCCTTCCTCAGTGGATCAATTGAATGGCTTTGGTCAAACAATTTTGACCTGGGTTGAAGAGGGCGGGCTAAATAATTAG